The Ruminococcus bovis genome includes a region encoding these proteins:
- a CDS encoding 4Fe-4S binding protein, which produces MAVDYKTLKKGGFMRQKQKNNFSLRLRVVGGNLTATQLAKVAEVAEKYGDGYVHLTSRQSVEIPFIKLDDIEDVKNALAEGNVEPGVCGPRVRTITACQGKEICPSGCIDTYALAKELDERYFAKELPHKFKFGITGCQNNCLKTEENDLGIKGGMNVSWRESDCIHCGLCEKVCRSKAITIENDEIKIDKSKCNFCGRCVKSCPTDAYDTVEGYIVSFGGLFGNSINKGETIIPFIDNKEKLFEICDTTINFFNENANPGERFKFTLDRVGREKFVDKILEVYNG; this is translated from the coding sequence ATGGCAGTAGATTACAAAACCCTAAAAAAGGGTGGCTTTATGAGACAAAAGCAAAAGAATAATTTTTCACTAAGACTAAGAGTAGTTGGTGGTAACTTAACTGCAACTCAACTTGCAAAGGTTGCTGAAGTTGCTGAAAAGTACGGTGACGGTTATGTTCACCTAACTTCTCGTCAAAGTGTAGAAATTCCTTTCATAAAACTTGATGATATTGAAGATGTAAAGAATGCTTTAGCAGAAGGCAATGTTGAACCCGGGGTTTGTGGACCAAGAGTTAGAACAATCACAGCTTGTCAGGGTAAAGAGATTTGTCCTAGTGGTTGTATTGATACATACGCTTTAGCTAAAGAACTTGATGAAAGATATTTCGCAAAGGAACTACCTCATAAGTTTAAGTTTGGTATTACAGGTTGCCAGAACAACTGTCTAAAGACAGAAGAAAACGACCTTGGTATCAAGGGTGGTATGAATGTAAGTTGGAGAGAAAGCGACTGTATTCATTGTGGACTTTGTGAAAAGGTTTGTAGAAGTAAAGCTATTACAATTGAAAATGATGAAATCAAAATTGATAAGTCAAAGTGTAACTTCTGTGGCAGATGTGTTAAGTCTTGTCCAACAGATGCTTACGATACAGTAGAAGGTTACATTGTTTCATTTGGTGGTCTTTTCGGTAACTCAATCAATAAGGGTGAAACAATCATTCCTTTCATTGATAACAAAGAAAAGTTATTTGAAATTTGTGACACAACAATTAATTTCTTTAACGAAAATGCAAACCCTGGAGAAAGATTTAAGTTTACTCTTGACAGAGTAGGCAGAGAAAAATTTGTAGATAAGATTTTGGAGGTTTATAATGGCTGA
- a CDS encoding sulfurtransferase TusA family protein — translation MADFKIDDTVDITDVVCPTTFVKAKIALEELEEGEILSVKMNDGEPVQNVPRSIKEEGHQILKLIDNEDGTYNLIVKKVGD, via the coding sequence ATGGCTGATTTTAAGATTGATGATACAGTAGATATTACTGATGTTGTTTGCCCAACAACATTTGTAAAGGCAAAGATTGCCCTAGAAGAACTTGAAGAAGGAGAAATCCTTTCAGTTAAGATGAATGACGGTGAACCTGTACAGAATGTACCAAGAAGTATCAAAGAAGAAGGTCATCAGATTCTAAAGCTAATTGATAACGAGGATGGTACTTATAACTTAATTGTTAAAAAGGTTGGTGATTAA
- the hemA gene encoding glutamyl-tRNA reductase, with the protein MNCISLNYKQIKLDIRKSFAFDDNVKLNIMKQLTLGDKITQCILLCTCNRTEVYFDGSKKYFDYVIKVLSQYSNVSKDAIKKYAMFFENEKATFHLFKVTSGIDSMVMGEDEILSQTRSAYMFSKNNNFTSYEFNMIFQKSFECAKIIKNETPLSTTSISVATLVGNVVSKLGDNTNVLVIGASGKIGTTVVKNLLSHKNINVKITMREHNKQLSTVDDNIEVVPYNDRYNYINNSDCIVSATKSPHYTITKYDVDNSDIKAKSRLLIDLAVPPDIDSELDGYNGFSILNIDHFEEIANYNNKIKESSVESALKIIGEEIDELKKDIIFHSFLPKMKNMDDKEKKVIYKMKSNLSSKSFEEFISVYEKES; encoded by the coding sequence TTGAATTGTATTAGTCTTAACTATAAGCAAATTAAACTTGATATTAGAAAGTCATTTGCTTTTGATGATAATGTAAAACTAAATATTATGAAACAACTTACACTGGGTGACAAGATCACCCAGTGCATTTTACTATGTACTTGTAACCGTACAGAAGTTTATTTTGACGGTAGCAAAAAGTACTTTGATTATGTAATAAAAGTATTGTCACAGTATTCTAATGTGTCAAAAGATGCAATCAAAAAGTATGCAATGTTCTTTGAAAATGAAAAAGCTACTTTCCATCTTTTTAAAGTTACAAGTGGAATTGACTCAATGGTTATGGGTGAGGATGAAATCCTTAGCCAAACAAGAAGTGCATATATGTTCTCCAAGAATAATAACTTTACAAGTTATGAGTTCAATATGATTTTCCAAAAGTCATTTGAATGTGCAAAGATTATTAAGAATGAAACACCTTTATCCACAACATCAATTTCAGTAGCCACATTAGTGGGCAATGTTGTGTCAAAATTAGGGGACAACACAAATGTACTTGTAATCGGTGCAAGTGGTAAAATCGGTACAACAGTTGTAAAGAATCTTCTTTCACATAAAAATATAAATGTAAAAATAACTATGAGAGAACATAATAAGCAACTGTCAACTGTTGATGATAATATAGAGGTTGTACCTTATAATGATAGATATAATTATATTAACAATTCTGATTGTATTGTAAGTGCAACAAAAAGCCCTCACTATACTATTACTAAGTATGATGTTGATAATAGTGATATAAAGGCAAAGTCAAGACTTCTTATTGACCTTGCAGTACCTCCTGATATTGACAGTGAACTTGACGGTTATAATGGTTTTTCAATTTTAAATATTGACCACTTTGAAGAAATAGCAAATTATAATAACAAAATCAAAGAATCAAGTGTTGAGTCAGCCTTAAAAATTATAGGTGAAGAAATTGATGAACTAAAGAAAGATATTATCTTTCATTCATTTTTGCCTAAGATGAAGAATATGGATGATAAAGAGAAGAAAGTTATTTATAAAATGAAGTCAAATCTATCTTCAAAATCATTTGAAGAATTTATTTCAGTATATGAGAAAGAGAGTTAG
- a CDS encoding thioredoxin family protein, which yields MATRISSDDFETQVLLSETPVLTEFYSDSCIPCKRMSPLLSQIESQYGDSLKVVKVNINFDADLAKEYGVLSVPTVVFFDKGEEVERLNGLQPKDSLTEIIDTLV from the coding sequence TTGGCAACAAGAATTAGCAGTGACGATTTTGAAACACAGGTGCTTTTATCAGAAACACCTGTACTAACAGAATTTTATTCTGACAGTTGTATTCCTTGTAAGCGAATGTCACCACTGCTTTCACAGATTGAAAGTCAGTATGGTGATAGCCTAAAGGTAGTAAAAGTTAACATTAACTTTGATGCCGATTTAGCAAAAGAATACGGTGTGCTTTCAGTACCAACAGTAGTATTCTTTGATAAGGGTGAAGAAGTTGAAAGACTAAATGGTCTACAACCTAAAGACTCATTAACAGAAATTATTGATACATTAGTATAA
- a CDS encoding O-acetylhomoserine aminocarboxypropyltransferase/cysteine synthase family protein has translation MKFNTKLLHKGFNGDKETGATVTPIYQVSAFKHESPEKLEKVFNNTAPGFAYTRISNPTVSSFENRITAIENGIGTVACASGMAAVTMSLLNILQSGDEVIAGSGLFGGTIDLFGDLSSFGINTKFAKHITVEDVEPLITDKTKAIFAELIGNPALDIVDIESVASLAHSKGIPLILDSTTATPYLINPFKYGADIVIHSSSKYINGGGNSISGVIVDSGNFKWDYEKYPNLKEYSKYGKFAYLAKLRNGIWRNTGCCLSPMNAFMNSVGLETLGLRMERLCSNSYKLAKFFEDETPLEVNYPGLESSPYYSLAEKYFNGKGGAIVTIRTGSKERAFKLLNNLQIPTIATNIGDTRTLVIHPASTIYIHNTPEQMENAGVYDDTIRISVGIEDIEDLIDDFSQAIKNI, from the coding sequence ATGAAGTTCAATACTAAGTTACTTCATAAGGGTTTTAATGGCGACAAAGAAACCGGAGCAACAGTAACCCCAATTTATCAGGTAAGTGCTTTTAAGCATGAGTCACCTGAAAAACTAGAAAAGGTTTTTAACAACACTGCTCCGGGTTTTGCTTATACAAGAATTAGCAACCCTACAGTTTCTTCTTTTGAAAATCGAATAACTGCAATAGAAAATGGTATAGGTACAGTTGCTTGTGCCTCCGGTATGGCAGCAGTTACAATGTCACTACTAAACATTTTGCAGTCAGGGGATGAAGTTATTGCAGGTTCAGGACTTTTTGGTGGAACAATTGATTTGTTCGGTGACCTAAGTAGTTTTGGAATCAATACTAAATTTGCAAAGCATATTACAGTAGAAGATGTAGAACCTTTAATAACTGATAAGACAAAAGCGATTTTTGCTGAGCTAATCGGTAATCCTGCACTTGATATTGTAGATATTGAAAGTGTAGCTTCTTTAGCTCATAGTAAGGGTATTCCTCTTATTTTAGACAGCACAACGGCAACACCTTATCTTATTAATCCATTTAAGTATGGTGCTGATATAGTTATCCATTCATCATCAAAGTACATTAACGGTGGTGGTAACTCAATCAGTGGTGTAATTGTTGACAGTGGTAACTTTAAATGGGATTATGAAAAGTATCCTAACTTAAAGGAATATTCAAAGTATGGCAAGTTTGCTTATTTAGCAAAATTAAGAAATGGCATTTGGAGAAACACAGGTTGTTGTCTTTCACCAATGAATGCCTTTATGAATAGTGTAGGCCTTGAAACTTTAGGTTTAAGAATGGAAAGACTTTGTAGTAACTCCTATAAACTTGCAAAGTTTTTTGAAGACGAAACTCCTCTTGAAGTTAATTATCCCGGTCTAGAGAGTAGTCCTTATTACTCTTTAGCTGAGAAGTACTTTAACGGCAAGGGTGGTGCTATTGTAACAATCCGTACCGGAAGTAAGGAAAGAGCATTTAAGTTATTGAATAACTTGCAAATTCCTACAATAGCGACTAATATAGGAGATACAAGAACCTTGGTAATTCATCCGGCCAGTACAATTTATATACACAATACACCGGAACAAATGGAAAATGCAGGTGTGTATGACGATACAATCAGAATCAGTGTTGGCATTGAAGATATTGAGGATCTTATAGATGACTTTAGTCAGGCTATAAAAAATATTTAA
- a CDS encoding RrF2 family transcriptional regulator, which yields MKISTKVEFGIIALVDIALNSGKNEAVTMYSISQRHNISSKYLEQIMTILRQGNLIRGIKGSRGGYNIARPSDEITLKEIIDTLDISVLENVNFYNVNEDSVIVKTLKSEVWDNITAFLQNFTEKITLADITEMCKQKSGKKESEFMYYI from the coding sequence ATGAAAATCTCTACTAAAGTTGAATTTGGAATTATTGCTCTTGTAGATATTGCTCTTAACTCCGGCAAGAATGAGGCAGTTACAATGTATAGCATTTCTCAAAGACACAACATATCAAGCAAATACCTTGAACAGATAATGACAATTCTAAGGCAAGGTAATTTGATTAGAGGTATCAAAGGTTCTCGTGGTGGATATAACATTGCAAGACCAAGTGATGAAATCACATTAAAGGAAATTATTGATACACTTGATATTTCTGTACTTGAAAATGTAAACTTCTATAATGTTAATGAAGACTCTGTCATTGTAAAAACCTTAAAGTCAGAAGTTTGGGATAACATTACTGCTTTTCTTCAGAATTTTACAGAAAAAATTACTCTTGCTGATATTACAGAAATGTGTAAACAGAAGAGTGGTAAAAAAGAATCTGAGTTTATGTATTATATTTAA
- the hemC gene encoding hydroxymethylbilane synthase gives MSIKIGTRKSKLALAQTNMVVNEIKKYFPSINIEVVHFTTKGDKVLNKPLINIGGKGVFVTEIEDALINKEIDLAVHSAKDLPLQLQDNLTISAVLKRGNYRDTLVTVKEKEIDFSKETVIGTGSNRRKLAFKNLYPNATFKDIRGNVDTRLNKLYTGEYDGIILAMAGLERLDLLSDSRFTFTPFDYKDFVPAPCQGIIAIESRNNDLTEILSKINHQDTFYAFQTERHILNILNADCGMPLGAYSFVENNKINVVYTSDSKEIITKSDLIENRFNLAESVVR, from the coding sequence ATGAGTATAAAGATAGGTACAAGAAAAAGTAAATTAGCACTTGCCCAAACAAATATGGTTGTAAATGAAATCAAAAAGTACTTCCCATCAATTAATATTGAAGTGGTACATTTTACAACTAAAGGTGATAAAGTCCTTAATAAACCACTTATAAATATAGGTGGCAAAGGTGTCTTTGTAACAGAAATCGAAGATGCTTTAATAAATAAAGAAATTGATTTGGCAGTCCATAGTGCTAAGGATTTACCTTTACAGTTGCAAGATAATTTAACTATTTCTGCAGTTTTGAAAAGAGGAAATTATCGAGATACTTTAGTAACTGTTAAAGAGAAAGAAATAGATTTTTCTAAGGAAACTGTAATCGGAACAGGCAGTAACCGTAGAAAGTTAGCTTTTAAAAATTTATATCCAAATGCTACTTTTAAGGATATTAGAGGTAATGTAGATACTAGACTTAATAAACTTTATACCGGTGAATATGACGGTATTATTTTAGCAATGGCAGGACTAGAAAGATTAGATTTATTAAGTGACAGTAGATTTACTTTCACACCATTTGACTATAAAGATTTTGTACCGGCACCATGCCAAGGTATAATTGCTATTGAGTCAAGAAACAATGATTTAACAGAAATCCTATCTAAAATAAATCATCAAGATACCTTTTATGCATTCCAAACCGAAAGACATATTTTAAACATTCTTAATGCAGATTGTGGAATGCCACTAGGTGCATATAGCTTTGTAGAAAATAATAAAATCAATGTAGTATATACAAGTGACAGTAAAGAGATAATCACAAAAAGTGATTTAATAGAAAATAGATTTAACCTTGCAGAAAGTGTGGTGAGATAG
- the hemL gene encoding glutamate-1-semialdehyde 2,1-aminomutase: protein MITTNSENLYNEAQKFMPGGVNSPVRACRSVGRTPLFIDKAKGSYIYDVDGNKYIDYICSWGPNILGHCREEVINAVKATCDKGLTFGACHKGEITLAKLIQKHFPSMEMLRLVNSGTEAVMSAIRAARGYTGKDKIIKFEGCYHGHSDGLLVKGGSGLLTNSIPNSAGVPKGYTDTTLLAKYNDENSVEELFNANKDEIACVIVEPCAANMGVVPPKEGFLQFLRDITKKNNALLIFDEVITGFRLSIGGAQKYYNITPDLTTLGKIVGGGMPLAVYGGKREVMECVAPLGSVYQAGTLSGNPVAVTSGIETIKILESNVSQYDVLNEKSAKIEKAMKESGLNVNRVGSIMTPFFTEKKVTDYDTAVTSNTKNFAKFFNHMQSNGIYSAPSQFEAMFVSMAHSDEDIDYTCDVIKSFKL from the coding sequence ATGATTACTACAAATTCAGAAAATTTATATAATGAAGCACAAAAGTTTATGCCCGGTGGTGTTAACAGTCCTGTAAGAGCTTGTCGTTCAGTAGGCAGAACACCACTGTTTATTGACAAAGCAAAGGGCAGTTATATTTATGATGTTGACGGCAATAAATATATTGACTACATTTGTTCTTGGGGTCCTAATATTTTAGGTCATTGTAGGGAAGAAGTTATTAACGCAGTTAAAGCAACTTGTGACAAAGGGCTAACATTCGGTGCTTGTCATAAGGGAGAAATTACTTTAGCAAAATTAATTCAAAAGCACTTCCCATCAATGGAAATGTTGCGACTTGTTAATTCCGGTACAGAAGCAGTTATGAGTGCCATCAGAGCAGCAAGAGGCTATACAGGTAAGGACAAGATTATTAAGTTTGAGGGTTGTTACCATGGTCATTCCGATGGACTACTTGTAAAGGGTGGCTCTGGACTTTTAACAAACTCAATTCCTAATAGTGCAGGTGTACCAAAGGGTTATACAGATACAACTTTACTTGCAAAGTACAATGATGAAAATTCTGTAGAAGAATTATTCAATGCAAATAAAGATGAAATTGCTTGTGTTATTGTAGAGCCTTGTGCAGCTAATATGGGTGTTGTACCACCAAAGGAAGGCTTTTTGCAGTTTCTAAGAGATATTACCAAGAAGAATAATGCACTTCTGATTTTTGATGAAGTTATTACAGGCTTTAGACTTTCAATCGGTGGTGCTCAAAAGTACTACAATATAACACCTGACCTTACTACACTGGGTAAAATTGTTGGTGGTGGTATGCCACTTGCAGTTTATGGTGGTAAAAGGGAAGTAATGGAGTGTGTTGCACCACTAGGCTCAGTATATCAAGCCGGTACACTTTCAGGTAATCCGGTAGCAGTTACTTCCGGTATAGAAACTATCAAAATTCTTGAAAGCAATGTATCTCAGTATGATGTATTAAATGAAAAGTCAGCAAAGATTGAAAAAGCTATGAAAGAATCAGGACTTAATGTTAACAGAGTAGGTTCAATTATGACACCATTCTTTACTGAAAAAAAGGTTACCGACTACGATACAGCAGTAACTTCAAATACAAAGAATTTTGCAAAGTTCTTTAACCATATGCAAAGTAACGGTATTTATTCAGCACCATCACAGTTTGAAGCAATGTTTGTTTCAATGGCTCATTCTGATGAAGATATTGATTACACTTGTGATGTAATTAAATCATTTAAGCTATAA
- a CDS encoding precorrin-2 dehydrogenase/sirohydrochlorin ferrochelatase family protein — MGYFPFFVDVENQNCLVVGGGVVALRKIEKLLPFNPKITVVSPKVHKEILSIENINIIKRKFDFNDLKGKSFVITATNDKALNKEIYNSCKENNIPVNTVDDKDNCSFIFPALARNKGVTVAISTSGKSPLYAKYLRKKIENLIQDSESIVDNLSKYRAKIKDEISLEENRKVAFEKLLDYSLNNENITDDLVDKIIKGLSV, encoded by the coding sequence ATGGGGTATTTTCCATTTTTTGTAGATGTAGAAAATCAAAATTGCCTTGTTGTAGGTGGTGGTGTAGTAGCTTTGAGAAAGATAGAAAAGCTATTGCCTTTTAACCCAAAGATTACTGTTGTTTCTCCTAAAGTACATAAAGAAATTTTATCAATAGAAAATATAAATATAATTAAGAGAAAATTTGATTTTAATGATTTAAAGGGAAAATCATTTGTAATAACTGCAACTAATGATAAAGCTCTCAATAAGGAAATTTATAATTCTTGTAAAGAAAATAATATTCCTGTAAATACTGTTGATGATAAGGATAATTGTTCTTTTATTTTCCCTGCACTTGCTAGGAATAAGGGTGTAACTGTTGCAATCTCAACATCAGGAAAAAGCCCTCTATACGCAAAGTATCTTCGTAAAAAGATAGAAAATTTAATCCAAGATAGCGAAAGTATAGTTGATAACTTAAGCAAATACAGAGCGAAAATCAAGGATGAAATTTCTTTAGAAGAAAATAGAAAGGTAGCATTTGAAAAGCTACTTGACTATTCTCTAAATAATGAAAATATTACAGATGATTTAGTAGATAAAATAATTAAGGGTTTGTCAGTATGA
- the cobA gene encoding uroporphyrinogen-III C-methyltransferase: MGVVYLVGAGCGDYDLITMRGYELLKKCDVLVYDSLIDSKFLDFVKDTCEKIPVGKRAGQKSAKQEDINNILVTKAKENNIVVRLKGGDPFVFGRGGEEIISLKENNIPYEVVPGITSSVAVPELSGIPVTHRKTARSFTVITGHTKDDLLPENMEHFAKLKGTLVFLMGLNNIEKITQSLIANGKEKSTPSAVISNGATKNQVVVKGTLENIAEKVKENNVKSPAIITVGETSSYDFSRTIKLPLDNTTVTVTGTKRFSEKLQQKLYEKGASVTHLNYLKVEKYNQNRNLENALKNLSDYSLIVLTSINGAEIFFEKLIEYKIDVRKLSNIKFAVIGSGTAKTMENHGIIPDLVPAEFTSLALGNLIAKTYENGKVLILRAEKGSKDLTEVLSKNNIDYDDIKTYDVINSSKSMEKEVTTDYITFASSSGVEEFFKNNFTISERTKIVSIGNITSKSLLKHNVKDFITSQVADTNGLLSAIINDVKFRK, translated from the coding sequence GTGGGAGTAGTATATTTAGTAGGTGCAGGTTGTGGTGATTATGACCTAATCACTATGAGAGGTTATGAACTGCTCAAGAAGTGTGATGTATTGGTTTACGATAGCCTAATAGACAGTAAATTTCTTGACTTTGTAAAGGATACTTGTGAGAAAATTCCTGTAGGCAAAAGAGCCGGTCAAAAAAGTGCAAAACAAGAAGATATAAACAATATCCTAGTTACAAAAGCCAAAGAAAACAACATTGTTGTAAGACTTAAGGGTGGTGATCCATTTGTTTTTGGCAGAGGTGGAGAAGAAATTATTTCTTTAAAAGAAAATAATATTCCATATGAAGTAGTACCGGGAATTACTTCCTCAGTAGCAGTACCTGAACTTTCAGGTATTCCTGTAACCCACAGAAAAACTGCAAGAAGTTTCACCGTAATTACAGGTCATACAAAGGATGATTTGTTGCCTGAGAATATGGAGCATTTTGCAAAGTTAAAGGGTACTTTAGTTTTCTTGATGGGACTAAATAATATTGAAAAAATCACCCAAAGTTTAATCGCAAATGGCAAAGAAAAATCTACACCGTCAGCAGTAATTTCTAATGGTGCAACTAAAAATCAAGTTGTAGTAAAAGGTACATTAGAAAATATTGCAGAAAAGGTTAAAGAAAATAATGTAAAATCACCTGCAATTATAACGGTAGGAGAAACTTCTTCCTATGACTTTTCTCGTACAATTAAACTACCACTTGATAACACTACAGTTACAGTTACAGGTACTAAGAGATTTTCTGAAAAATTACAACAGAAACTTTATGAAAAGGGTGCATCTGTAACTCACCTAAATTATCTAAAGGTAGAAAAGTATAACCAAAATAGAAATTTAGAAAATGCACTAAAGAATTTATCTGACTATTCTTTAATAGTGCTGACAAGTATTAACGGTGCAGAAATTTTCTTTGAAAAGTTAATTGAATATAAGATTGATGTACGAAAATTATCCAATATTAAGTTTGCAGTAATAGGCTCAGGTACTGCCAAAACTATGGAGAACCATGGTATTATTCCTGACCTAGTACCGGCAGAATTTACTTCATTGGCACTAGGCAACTTAATTGCAAAAACTTATGAAAATGGAAAAGTACTAATCCTAAGAGCAGAGAAAGGCTCAAAGGATTTAACAGAAGTTTTGTCGAAAAATAATATTGACTATGACGATATAAAGACTTATGATGTAATTAACAGTAGCAAAAGTATGGAAAAGGAAGTAACAACCGATTACATTACTTTTGCAAGTTCTTCCGGTGTAGAAGAATTTTTCAAAAACAATTTTACAATATCAGAGAGAACAAAGATTGTTTCAATCGGTAACATAACTTCAAAGTCACTTTTAAAGCATAATGTAAAGGACTTTATAACTTCACAAGTAGCCGATACAAATGGTCTTTTAAGTGCTATAATTAATGATGTGAAATTTAGGAAATAG
- a CDS encoding sulfate/molybdate ABC transporter ATP-binding protein, translating into MYVELKNINKTYGDYKASSDVNFGIEKGKLIGLLGPSGSGKTTILRMIAGLENPDSGEIIIDGEVVNNIPASKRGIGFVFQNYALFRYMTVFDNIAFGLKIQKKSKKYIRERVKELIKLIGLEGLDNRYPSQLSGGQRQRVAFARALAPNPHLLLLDEPFAAIDAKVRQELRSWLKEMIQKLGVTSIFVTHDQDEAIEVADEIIITNKGRIEQKGTPFEIYQKPETAFSATFFGKTSFLEDYTKFNTFERIEGAEKAIVRPEFVKIYKYGEKLKYKTSASIGKVVKTAFMGDRIEITVESNGSTLVATRGLDEPSVSVGEEVRVFLYKTIVTVGNKAHILDNLALTEVSMVI; encoded by the coding sequence ATGTATGTTGAATTAAAGAATATTAACAAAACATATGGTGATTACAAAGCATCAAGTGATGTAAACTTCGGCATAGAAAAAGGTAAACTTATCGGCTTATTAGGTCCTTCCGGTAGTGGCAAAACTACAATCCTTCGTATGATTGCAGGACTTGAAAATCCTGATAGTGGTGAAATTATTATTGACGGTGAAGTTGTTAACAATATTCCGGCAAGTAAAAGAGGTATCGGTTTTGTATTCCAAAACTATGCTTTGTTTAGATATATGACAGTTTTTGATAACATTGCTTTCGGTCTGAAAATTCAGAAGAAAAGTAAGAAGTATATCAGAGAAAGAGTAAAAGAACTTATTAAGTTAATTGGTCTTGAAGGTCTTGATAACCGTTATCCAAGTCAGCTTTCAGGTGGTCAAAGACAGAGAGTAGCTTTTGCAAGAGCATTAGCACCAAACCCACATTTACTTTTACTTGATGAACCTTTTGCAGCTATTGATGCAAAGGTAAGACAGGAACTTCGTTCATGGCTAAAAGAGATGATTCAAAAGCTGGGTGTTACAAGTATTTTCGTAACTCATGACCAAGATGAGGCAATTGAAGTAGCTGATGAAATCATCATCACCAACAAAGGTAGGATTGAACAAAAGGGAACACCTTTTGAAATTTACCAAAAGCCTGAAACTGCTTTTTCAGCAACATTCTTTGGCAAAACTTCATTCCTGGAAGATTATACAAAGTTCAATACCTTTGAGAGAATTGAAGGTGCAGAAAAAGCAATTGTAAGACCTGAATTTGTGAAGATTTATAAATATGGTGAAAAGCTAAAGTACAAGACTTCTGCTTCTATCGGTAAAGTAGTGAAAACTGCCTTTATGGGTGACAGAATTGAAATCACAGTTGAAAGTAACGGTAGCACATTAGTTGCCACAAGAGGACTTGATGAACCTTCAGTTTCAGTAGGTGAGGAAGTAAGAGTGTTCCTATACAAAACTATTGTAACAGTTGGCAACAAGGCCCATATCCTAGATAACCTAGCACTAACAGAGGTTTCAATGGTTATCTAA
- the hemB gene encoding porphobilinogen synthase has translation MERMRRLRQSKAIRDMVEETRVNKKDLIYPIFVAEGENIKTPVDSMPGIYQYSIDNLDPILKEINDSKISGLLIFGVPKHKDEVGSSAYDDNGITQNAIRYIKSKYPNMIVVADVCLCEYTSHGHCGVVDGDEILNDATLPLLCKMSVSLAKAGADIIAPSDMMDGRVEAIRDSLDHNGFINTPIMAYSAKFASAYYSPFRDAADSCPHFGDRKSYQMNVANGREALREILADDYEGADMLMVKPALAFLDIIAKAKEYTNKPIVTYNVSGEYSMVKAAAQNGWIDEKKIVMENMIGMKRAGADIIITYHALDVAKWLDEEE, from the coding sequence ATGGAAAGAATGAGAAGACTTCGTCAGTCAAAAGCAATTCGTGATATGGTGGAGGAAACAAGAGTAAACAAAAAGGATTTAATATATCCTATTTTTGTTGCTGAAGGTGAAAATATCAAAACACCTGTTGACTCAATGCCCGGTATTTATCAGTATTCAATAGATAACCTTGACCCAATTTTAAAGGAAATAAATGATAGCAAAATTTCAGGACTTTTAATTTTCGGTGTACCTAAACATAAGGATGAAGTAGGTTCATCAGCTTATGACGATAACGGTATTACCCAAAATGCCATTAGATATATTAAGTCAAAGTACCCTAATATGATTGTTGTTGCAGATGTATGTTTATGTGAATACACTTCTCATGGTCATTGTGGTGTAGTAGACGGTGATGAAATTCTAAACGATGCAACATTACCACTACTTTGCAAAATGTCAGTTAGTCTAGCAAAAGCAGGTGCAGATATTATTGCACCATCAGATATGATGGATGGTAGAGTAGAGGCTATCAGAGACAGCCTTGACCATAACGGTTTTATTAACACACCTATTATGGCTTATAGTGCAAAGTTTGCATCAGCATACTATTCACCATTTAGAGATGCAGCAGATTCTTGCCCACATTTTGGTGACAGAAAGTCATATCAAATGAATGTGGCAAACGGTAGAGAGGCTTTAAGAGAAATTTTAGCTGATGACTATGAAGGTGCTGATATGTTAATGGTAAAACCTGCTTTAGCTTTTCTTGATATTATTGCTAAAGCTAAGGAATATACCAACAAGCCTATTGTTACTTACAATGTTAGTGGTGAGTATTCAATGGTAAAAGCAGCAGCACAAAACGGTTGGATTGATGAAAAGAAAATCGTAATGGAAAATATGATTGGAATGAAGAGAGCCGGTGCTGATATTATTATTACATATCACGCATTAGATGTAGCAAAGTGGCTTGATGAAGAGGAATAA